The DNA window CACCCCCACGACCGCGCCTGAACCCGAATCTCGTATGCATTGTCCGGGATCGTCTTCTGCGCCACGAACGACTTGAACCCCCAGTTGAAGACGAGGAGAACGAGAATCGTGGGAATCACGATCCAGGAAATCTCGAGCAGCTTGCTCTCCTTGACGGGACTGGGCCGCTCGGCGGGGTCCTGACGGCGATAGCGGTACATAAACCAGAGCATCGCCGTAACCACGCCGACGAGGAGAATCCCGCTGACGACGTTTACGAAGGTAAAGAGACTATCAATCTTCGGCGCCATCGTAGACGCCGCTTCGGGAAGCCAAAAATCACCCATGTCGTGATTGGTCGTTGGTGGAGACGAATCGCTGCCTCATGTCAAAAGGGCGGCCGATGGGGTGTCGTGCGCCGCCGTGCGGAGTGGCCCCCATACCCGCCGTCCGGATTGTCATTCCGGCTGCTGCCGCTGCTGGTACTCCTCCCTCGCGACGAGGTCCATGGCACGGTCAATCGGGATCCGATAGGTGCCCTCCTCCTCGTCCACGACCTCGTACTGTTGCAGCTCCTGTGCGGCCTCCATCTCGGCCTGCTTGATGTCGCGGTACTGCATCCGCTCGGCGGCCGCCCCCTCTGCGCTTTGGCTCACCTGTCCAAACCACCCGAACAGGATGGCGACGGCGGTCAACACGACGGCAATGATCGAGGCCGAGATGCCCATGATCTGGCTCGCGGCCACGCCTTCGTACGCCACGCCACGCTCCTTCTCCTTCTCGATCTGATCCTCGAAATCAAAGGGTTGTGCGGTGGCTTCTTGACGGGCGGCGCGCGCAAGTTCCGTCACGGGCTCCTCATCGGCGGCCTCGGCGGGCCCCTGCTCGGCCTCCGCCTCCGTGGTCGCGACGAAGCTCTCCACAGAACTCGGATTGCCCCACTCGCCATCCCTCTCAACGAGCACCCGCCAGAAGAACGTCTGCCCGTCCGTGGGCAGCTTGTTGCCGACCGTTACCGCCGTCTGGGCCCCCACCTCGGCGTCCACGACGGGCGTGTCGAAGCGCGCCGTCTCGGCCACCTGCAGGCGGTACGCATTGCCGTCCTCGACGGAGGACCAGACAAACGTCACCGCACTCCCGTCCGCCGAGACGGCGTCAACGGGCGTGACCAGTGAGGGCGCGAGGACGTCGTCGGAAGCCATGTGTCGTGCGCAGGGTTGGTGCTAAAGTGTCTCTTTCTGAACGCAGGGGGGTCGGGAGAGGGTCACCGCACCGGGTGAAATCACCGGAAAAGCCCATTCGTTCCGCCCTCTCTCAGCCCGGACGCGGGGCGTTCGCTACATGTTTTCGAACTGGAGGGAGTCCCGCAGGGACGGATGGTTTTGGGGCACGAGGGGATGTCGACCAAGACGGTACATCAATCCCCCAGCGAAGATTCCCGTCAACCCCAACCAGCACGTAAAGTCGAGCCAGTGGAAGCCCCCGCCCTCCCGGAGCACCGGGAGCACCACCCAGTGCAGATCGAACCAGTGCATCCCAAGCAGCCACACAGACAGCACGGCCATCACCGTCCCGGTCCGTTTTGTCGCCTGCGGCAGCAGGATCAGGAACGGGAGGAGGAAATGGAAGATCACGAGGGCGGCGCTATGCCAGGCCCAGCCCCCCTGGAGCCGGTGTTGAAACCACACCGTCTCTTCCGGAATCCCCCCGTACCAGTACAGCATGTACTGGCTAAACGCAATGTACGCCCAGAAGACGACGAAGCCGAAGAGGTACTTGCCCAGGTCGTGGTCGTGCTCCGGCGTGATGACCCCCTCCAGCACCCCGCCGGTTCGTCGGAGCAGGAGCGAAACGAGTGCAATCGTGGCGACGGCCCCCAGGATGCCCCCCGAGAAGAAGTAGATCCCGAAGATGGTCGAGAACCAGTGCGGGTCGGTGGACATCAGGATGTCGTAGCTCGCGAAAGCGGTGGTCACCGCCAGGAGGGGGAGTCCCCAGGCACTGGTGCTCCGCAACGCCGCCGGAATCTCGGGGTCCGCATCCACGTCCTGCCGGAGGGAGAGGGTGTAGAGGCGGTACGAGATAACCGTCCACACCGCAAAGTACACCACCATCCGGACCGACCAGAACGGCGTGTTCAGGTACGCACGCTTCCCCGCCAGGATCTCGTCGTATTGGGGGCTGCTCGGGTCGTAGAGCCCGGCGTGCGTCCAATGGTACAGGTCATGCATCCCGAACAGCAGCGGCAGCCCCAGCACGAACAGCAGCGGAAACGCCCACACCAGGGCCTCATTGATGCGGTTTACGACCACGCTCCAGTTCGCCCGCGTGAGGTGGTTGAACACGAGGAAAAAGAGCCCCCCCAGGGCTGTGGTCAACAGAAACGACCATCCCACCAGGTAGGCGAAGAAGAAGTCGTCCGGGCTCTCCCAGAGGCCCAGGAGGCTAATGGTCAGGAGCGCGATCCCCAGCGCCATCGGCACGAGCCAGGCGCGCCGGTCCCCCACGAACCGGTAGGCTCGTTTCGCAACGTCGCTCGTCGGCTGGACCGGATCGACCAGCCACTTCAGAAAGGAACTGCGATTGATGGAGTCGGGCATGGCGTTGAGATGTCGGTTCGGAGCCGCAAGGGCCCTGCGAGAAGTTGGTTCAGAGGTCCGCAGCAGTGAGGGGGCCGTGGAGACGGTGAAGACGGGACTACTCCGTGCCGGCCTGCGCCGTCGCGCCGCCCTCGGGCGCCGCGCCCAGCTTGGCCCGCTCTCCCGGCGGCAGGTCGTCAGGCGTGGCGTTCTGGCTGCGCTGCAGGGCGCGGATGTACGCGACGATGGCCCAGCGGTCCATCACGGACACCTTCTGTCCGTAGGCCGGCATGCTACGCACGCCGTTCGCGATCACGTCGTAGAGATACCCGTCCGGCGACTCTCGGAGCCGCCCAACATGATAGCTCGGGGCCGGGGTGTATCCGTAGTCGCCCCGCATGATGACCCCATTCCCGTCTCCGGTTTTCCCGTGGCAGACCGAGCACTGGATCTCGTATCGCTCCCGGCCTCGCTCCAGGACCTCCCGGTTGACCGCGATGGGAATCTGGTCTACGTAATCGCCGTCCGCCGTCCGCCCCTGGTAGAGGGCGGAGCTGTCTCGGAGCTCGCCCCGCGGCACCGTGCCCGAGACCGGCGCCCGCATGGCGGCGCCGTCTTCAAAGTACGGATTCGCCTCCTGCGGCCCGAACTTGGGCTGGAAGTCCATGTCCAGGTTCATGTGGAAGGGCGGATTGTCCGACTGGGTGCCCCGGCACCCCGCCAGGAGCAGGGCGACGAGCATCAAGCCGGTAACGAACAGGCGTCGCATTGGTCGTGCAGGAAAATCGAGGGAGAATGCGGACGGGACCGATCGATGCGGCATCACGCATCGACCGTCCCGTCATCTTTGACGAGCTCAAGGTGGTGTGCCCCGAGCCGCTGGAGCATCGCGGCGCTGTCCTCCACGTCGAACTCATCGTCGCTGGCCGCGATGTGTAGAAAAAACCGATCGTCCGTCGCCCCCTTGAAGCGATCAGAGTAAAACAAGGGGTTGTAGGGCCGCGGCAATCCGTTTAGCGCAAACATGCCCGCCACGGTGCCGAACGCCGCGAACAGGATCGTCAACTCAAACATGATGGGCACCGAGGGCTCCACGGCGAAGAACGGCTTGCCGCTGATGTTGAGCGGGTAGTCCACCGCGGCCGTCCACCACTGCAGGAGATACGCAACCACACAGCCCGTAATCCCGCCAAAAAACGTGAGCACACCGACGGCGGACGCGTTGCCCAGCCCCATCGCCTCGTCCATTCCGTGAATCGGAAACGGGCTGTGCGTGTCAAAGTGGCGGTAGCCTTCCTCCCGGACCGCCTCGGCGGCGTGCAGCAGCGCGCCCGGATCCGGGAACTCGGCGAGCAGGCCGTGGACCTGGTCGGCGTCGCTCTCAAAGATCCCTGCCTGGGCCTTCAGGTCTTGGATCAGCGTGGACATGGTGTCGCGCGGTGCTCAATGGGAAACAGCGATGAGTGATGACGGCGAGGCCGCCTCGTCTACCCGGAGGCATCGGCCCCGTCGTTCCGGTACGCCTCGGCCAGGGCCGGCTCCGCCGGCTTGATGTAGGGCTCGCCGTCGCCCTCGGCGTGCCCGTTGCCCCCGTGGTCGTAGTGGTGCGGGTCGGCCTCCGGCATCACCCCTTTCACCTCCGCCATCGCCACCATCGGCACGAACCGAAGGAAGAGCAGGAAGAGGGTAAAGAAGAGCCCGAACGACCCCACGAACGTGCCGATGTCGACCCACGTGGCCGTGAAGTAGCCCCACGAGCTCGGCAGGAAGTCGCGGTGGAGCGACGTGATCGTAATCACGAACCGCTCGAACCACATCCCGATGTTCACCACGATCGACAGGGCAAACATGACCGGGATGGAGCGCCGAAGCCGCTTCGACCAGAAGAGCTGCGGCGTGACCAGATTACAGGTCATCATGATCCAGTACGCCCAGGCGTACGGCCCGAAGGCGCGGTTGATGAAGGCGTACTGCTCGTACTCGACCCCCGAGTACCAGGCCATGAAGAACTCCGTGATGTAGGCGAAGCCCACGATCGACCCGGTCACCAGGATGATGATGTTCATCTTCTCCAGGTGATCGATCGTAATCAGGTTCTTCAGGCCGTAGATCTCTCGGGTAATCACCATGAGCGTGACCACCATGGCGAAGCCGGAGAAGATGGCCCCGGCCACGAAGTAGGGCGGGAAGATCGTCGTGTGCCACCCCGGGATGACCGACACCGCAAAGTCGAACGACACGACCGAGTGGACCGACAGCACGAGCGGCGTGGCGAGGCCTGCGAGCAGCAGGTACGCCTTTTCGTAGTTGCGCCAGTGGCGGTTCGAGCCCGTCCACCCCAGCGAAAAGAAGGCGAGAATGCGCTGCCGCCAGAAGTTTTTGGCGCGGTCGCGGAGCGTGGCGAGATCCGGAACGAGCCCCACGTACCAGAAGAGGGTCGACACGATGAAGTAGCTCGACACCGCGAACACGTCCCACAGCAGCGGGCTCTTAAACTGCGGCCACATGGCCATCTGGTTCGGAATCGGGAGCGTCCAGTAGATGGCCCAGACGCGCCCGACGTGGAAGGTCGGCCAGATGAGGGCACAGATCACCGCGAAGATCGTCATCGCCTCCGCGGCCCGGTTAATCGCCGTCCGCCAGTGCTGCCGGAAGAGGTAGAGAATGGCGGAAATCAGCGTCCCGGCGTGGCCGATCCCGACCCAGAACACGAAGTTGACAATCGGCCAGCCCCACCCGACGGGCTGGTTGTTGCCCCACACCCCGATGCCGTTCCACACCACATAGGCGAGCAGCCCGATCAGCAGAAGCGCCCCGGACAGCGACACGGCAAAGGCGACGTACCACGCCAGTGGGGCCTTTTTCTCCGCGTGCCGCGACACCATCTCGGTGATGTCGTGAAACGACAGGTTGCCCTTGACGAGACGCTCCGGGTCGGCCGCGCCATCCCCTGCGGGCGACGGGGGCGACTCGGACGGGTCCGTTGGAAGCTTCTTGGATGACTCCACGAATGGCTCAGATCAATTCGACGAGTTCGTGCAGGGGGCGGCCCCGAGGCTAGGCCTCAACGGGCGCCTCCTCTTCCGCCTCGGTGTCCGAAAGGGCCTCCTCCAGGCGGGAATTCGTGTTGCGCACGCGGCCGAGGTAGGAGAGGCGGGGCTTCGTATTTAGGTAGGACAGCAGCTCGTAACGGCGCGGGTTCTTCTTCTCCTCCACCACGTCGCTCTCGGGATTGTTGAGGTCCCCGAACGTGATGGCGTCGGTGGGGCACGCCTCCTGGCAGGCCGTCTCGACCTCGTTGGGCCGTAGGTCGCGATCCTCGTTGTCGGCCTGCTGCTGGTGCTTCCGGATCCGCTGGACGCACCACGTGCACTTCTCCATGACGCCCCGGTTGCGCACGGTGACGTCGGGGTTCTGCGCCATCTGCACCTCCGTCGGCAGCGTCTTGGTCCAGTCGTAAAAGTTGAAGCGGCGGACCTTGTACGGGCAGTTGTTCTGGCAGTAGCGCGTGCCGATGCAGCGATTGTAGACCATCTGGTTCGTGCCGTCCGGCGAGTGCACCGTCGCCGCCACCGGACACACCGACTCACACGGCGCGTTTTCGCAGTGCTGGCACATCACCGGCTGCGTGAGCATCTCGGGGTTGTCGTCCCCCTCCTCCTCGCTCACGTAGTACCGATCGTTCCGAATCCAGTACATGTGCCGCCCCTTGCTCACCTCCTCCTTCCCCACCACCTGCACGTTGTTCTCGCTCGTGCAGGCCACGACACAGGCGTTGCAGCCCGTGCACGTGTTGAGGTCCACGGTCATGCCCCACTGATTCTGGTAGTAGGGGTTGTTTTTGAAGGCCGCCTGGTCCTTCGGGTGGTTTTCCTCCCAGGCCATGGGGTACTCCTGCTGCTTCTCCACAGGGCCCGGCTCGTCGGCGCCGGCGCCGCCGTGCTGGCCGGCGCCGTCGCCCCCATGAGCGGCCTGTTCGGGCATCTCGTCCGCCCCGTGAGCATCGGCGCCCGGCCCCGCCTCCAGGCCCTGGCCCGACACGTTGCCGGCCGCCCCGTCGCCACTGTGCCCGTCCCCGCCACCGTGGCCGCCCCCATCGCCGTGGCCGCCGTCTCCGTGGCCGCCGCTCTCGTGACCCAGATCCGGCACGGGCGGTTGCGACTCGTTGACAAACTCCGGATTCTCTTTAAACTCGTCCAGGGTTGCCCAGCGCACAATCGGGCGCCCCTGCATGCTTCCCTCCTCCTGGGTCGTAGCGAGGAGGTACCCACTGCCAACCTGCGTAACGTTGGCCCCGGTGGCGACGCGCCCCCCGTTCGGGCGCATCGGCGCCACGTTGCCCCCCACCACGTCCACCGGCTCCCCAGACGAGTCGACCCCGCCCGCGATGGGGCTGCCGTTGTAGATGTTGGTTTGATCGCTGGTGTCCCAGAACGGCGTGCTCTCCGACTCGCGGGTGGAGGCGATGGTCCGCCCGTAGCCCATCGACACCCCAATGGAGCCGTCCGGGTAGCCCGGCTGCACCCACACGGGCAGCTTGACGGACTGGCCGTCGAGGGTCAGCTCCACCCGGTCGGCGTAGAAGCTGCCCTCGCGGCGCTGCACCTCCACCCCCAGCTCGTCCGCCGTCGCTCGGCTCATGACGGCAACGTTGTCCCACACAATTTTCGAGATCGGATCCGGCAGCTCCTGCATCCACGGGTTGTTGGAGAATCGCCCCGCCAGCAGCTTCGAATCCGTGCGGAAGACGACCTCAATCTCGTCCGGATCGGACGCCGGGGCGTCGATAGACGGCACGGTCGCCGTGCCCACCGACGCCGTCTCGTACCCGGATCCTTCGAGGTATCCGTCGTGCAACGCCTTGCGCCACCGCTCCTGGAACGGGGCCGGAAGCTGGGCACGCCACTGCTCGCGGACCAGGTCGTGGCCGCTGGCGTCCACGCCCGTCGCCGCCAGGTTGAGCACCTCGATGAGCGAGTGCGCGTCGTCGTAGAGCGGCCGGATGAGCGGCTGGACGATCGACTTCGTGCCGTCGTAGGCCCGGCCGTCGCCCCACTGTTCGAGATAGTGGGTCCGGGGCAGGTGCCAGCGGGCCGCCTGGGCCGTTTCGTTCCGGAGGCGGCCCAGGTGTACCGTATCGCGTACGTTCGAGAGCGCCTCCTCGAAGCCCAGCTCAGACGGGGCGTCGTAGACGGGGTTCACGCCCAGCATGAACAAGGTGTCCACCTCGCCCGCCCGCATCGACGCGGTCAGGTCCGCCAGGGCCTCGTCCTGCGGCTGGATCTCATCGTCTCCGGGATCGAAGAGCGTGACGGTGGTGCCGAGCCCCCCGAGCCGCTGGTTGACTGCCATGGCGAGGGCGTGCACCTCGGGCGGCTGTGCCTCCCCCGCCATTACCACGCCGTGCTCGCCCGCCGCTTGCAGGTCCCGGGCCATCTCCCGGACGTGCAGACGCTCCCGCTCGCTCCACGAGACGTCCGGCGCCTCGCCCACCCCCAGCTCCGCCGCGAGGGCCGCCGCGAGGGCGGGAATGCGCCCGGCCCGCATCGCGAGCCGATGGTCCGAGCTGCCGCCCGTGGTGGAATAACGGCTCTCCACCGTGTAGAGCCGGCTCATGGTGTCCTCCGCGTCGTCTAGGCGCCGCCCCTCCGCAAACCCCTGCGTGTGGTACCCAAAGTCGTGGGTGCGCCCGTCGAGGAAGTTGGCGTCGAGGCTTACGATGACCTCCGCCTCTCCAAGCTCGAAGCGCGGCCGGAGGGGCCGCCCGAAGGCCTGCTGCATGCCGAGCCGCCGCGGGTCGGTCCCCGTCGGGGCGTACGGCACCCACTGCAGGTTCGGAAAGCGATCCGCCATGCGCTGGCGCATCGCCTGTACGGTCGGGGACGAGGTCTTCTCCGCCAGAACCGCCACTTGGTGCTGGTCGGCCTCGTTGCCCAGCTGGCGGCAAAACGAGACGAAGTCGCTCCAGGAGGCGGCGCGCCCCTCCTGGCGGACGGATCGGGAGCGATCGGGGTCGTATAGGTTGAGCACCGAGGCCTGCTCGTACGGGCTGGTGCCACTCTGTCCCGACGGATGGTCACTGTTGCCCTTGATCTTGGTCGGGCGCCCTTCGTTGCTCTGGGCCACGACCGGGCGCAGCACCCCCCGGAACGGCATGCTCGTGGCGTAGTGGTCCTCAATGCCGGGCGTCACCGTCTCCGGCTCGCGGGCATACGGCAGAATTTTCTCCTCCGGCCGCCGGCAGCCGGCCAGCCCCGCCATGGCCATGGCCGCGCCCATCAGCTGCAGGAACTGTCGCCGCGACGCGCCGCTCGGGGGCTCACTGTCTCCCGGCACGAATTCCGTGAGGTCGTCGCCGTCCTCGTCGGCGTCCGACTCGGACCAGTGGCGCCAAAAGGTCGGCTCCGACGACCCATCACGCGCACCCGATTCTTCGTCGCGGGCGGCCGTTTCCGAATCTATGACGTCTAGTTCGATCATACTGCGCTGTGACGTTACGGATTGAGGGATGCCCCCAGGCGCTGAGTGCCCGAGGGCCGG is part of the Salinibacter ruber DSM 13855 genome and encodes:
- a CDS encoding c-type cytochrome; amino-acid sequence: MRRLFVTGLMLVALLLAGCRGTQSDNPPFHMNLDMDFQPKFGPQEANPYFEDGAAMRAPVSGTVPRGELRDSSALYQGRTADGDYVDQIPIAVNREVLERGRERYEIQCSVCHGKTGDGNGVIMRGDYGYTPAPSYHVGRLRESPDGYLYDVIANGVRSMPAYGQKVSVMDRWAIVAYIRALQRSQNATPDDLPPGERAKLGAAPEGGATAQAGTE
- a CDS encoding DUF3341 domain-containing protein, which gives rise to MSTLIQDLKAQAGIFESDADQVHGLLAEFPDPGALLHAAEAVREEGYRHFDTHSPFPIHGMDEAMGLGNASAVGVLTFFGGITGCVVAYLLQWWTAAVDYPLNISGKPFFAVEPSVPIMFELTILFAAFGTVAGMFALNGLPRPYNPLFYSDRFKGATDDRFFLHIAASDDEFDVEDSAAMLQRLGAHHLELVKDDGTVDA
- the nrfD gene encoding NrfD/PsrC family molybdoenzyme membrane anchor subunit, with product MSFHDITEMVSRHAEKKAPLAWYVAFAVSLSGALLLIGLLAYVVWNGIGVWGNNQPVGWGWPIVNFVFWVGIGHAGTLISAILYLFRQHWRTAINRAAEAMTIFAVICALIWPTFHVGRVWAIYWTLPIPNQMAMWPQFKSPLLWDVFAVSSYFIVSTLFWYVGLVPDLATLRDRAKNFWRQRILAFFSLGWTGSNRHWRNYEKAYLLLAGLATPLVLSVHSVVSFDFAVSVIPGWHTTIFPPYFVAGAIFSGFAMVVTLMVITREIYGLKNLITIDHLEKMNIIILVTGSIVGFAYITEFFMAWYSGVEYEQYAFINRAFGPYAWAYWIMMTCNLVTPQLFWSKRLRRSIPVMFALSIVVNIGMWFERFVITITSLHRDFLPSSWGYFTATWVDIGTFVGSFGLFFTLFLLFLRFVPMVAMAEVKGVMPEADPHHYDHGGNGHAEGDGEPYIKPAEPALAEAYRNDGADASG
- a CDS encoding 4Fe-4S dicluster domain-containing protein — translated: MIELDVIDSETAARDEESGARDGSSEPTFWRHWSESDADEDGDDLTEFVPGDSEPPSGASRRQFLQLMGAAMAMAGLAGCRRPEEKILPYAREPETVTPGIEDHYATSMPFRGVLRPVVAQSNEGRPTKIKGNSDHPSGQSGTSPYEQASVLNLYDPDRSRSVRQEGRAASWSDFVSFCRQLGNEADQHQVAVLAEKTSSPTVQAMRQRMADRFPNLQWVPYAPTGTDPRRLGMQQAFGRPLRPRFELGEAEVIVSLDANFLDGRTHDFGYHTQGFAEGRRLDDAEDTMSRLYTVESRYSTTGGSSDHRLAMRAGRIPALAAALAAELGVGEAPDVSWSERERLHVREMARDLQAAGEHGVVMAGEAQPPEVHALAMAVNQRLGGLGTTVTLFDPGDDEIQPQDEALADLTASMRAGEVDTLFMLGVNPVYDAPSELGFEEALSNVRDTVHLGRLRNETAQAARWHLPRTHYLEQWGDGRAYDGTKSIVQPLIRPLYDDAHSLIEVLNLAATGVDASGHDLVREQWRAQLPAPFQERWRKALHDGYLEGSGYETASVGTATVPSIDAPASDPDEIEVVFRTDSKLLAGRFSNNPWMQELPDPISKIVWDNVAVMSRATADELGVEVQRREGSFYADRVELTLDGQSVKLPVWVQPGYPDGSIGVSMGYGRTIASTRESESTPFWDTSDQTNIYNGSPIAGGVDSSGEPVDVVGGNVAPMRPNGGRVATGANVTQVGSGYLLATTQEEGSMQGRPIVRWATLDEFKENPEFVNESQPPVPDLGHESGGHGDGGHGDGGGHGGGDGHSGDGAAGNVSGQGLEAGPGADAHGADEMPEQAAHGGDGAGQHGGAGADEPGPVEKQQEYPMAWEENHPKDQAAFKNNPYYQNQWGMTVDLNTCTGCNACVVACTSENNVQVVGKEEVSKGRHMYWIRNDRYYVSEEEGDDNPEMLTQPVMCQHCENAPCESVCPVAATVHSPDGTNQMVYNRCIGTRYCQNNCPYKVRRFNFYDWTKTLPTEVQMAQNPDVTVRNRGVMEKCTWCVQRIRKHQQQADNEDRDLRPNEVETACQEACPTDAITFGDLNNPESDVVEEKKNPRRYELLSYLNTKPRLSYLGRVRNTNSRLEEALSDTEAEEEAPVEA